The nucleotide sequence ATCTCAAGTGAAATGGCCTGTAGGAGCAGTATAGTCTATAGGGGTTGGTCGCTTTATTGGGGGCGTATTAAGGATAAGTATCGGCCAATCTTTTGCTCTCTGTGTATTAACGGCATTTTTAGCACTGGCAGCGGCGTAAAGCAGCACGGCGAATGTCTTCGCCACCGCGCGTTGCCTGTAGTGGACGGTCATGCTGCGGAAAATATCCGTCGCCGAGCTTTCGCCCGGCATGTTTGTCGTCGATTCCGGCCTGTCCTGGTTGGAACATCCCTATCTTTTTGGTCAAGAAGGCGAAATCAAGAGTTTGGCCGCCGTGCGCGAGATCGCCGAAGCCGGCTACACCGAAGCCTTCATCGACACCGAGCGCGGGACCTATGCCCAGGGGCGGTCGGCCGAGCCGACCCTGGCCGAGCTGCTGGCCAGGGAGACCGACCGTCCGGCCGAGCCGGCCGTGCCCCTGGAAGAGGAGCTTGTGGCGGCCACGGCCGTCTACCAGGACTGCCTGTGCATCGCCCGCAACGTGTTGGAGACGGTTAAGGCCGGCGGCGAACTGGACATGGACGAGCCGACGAGCCTCGTCGACGACGTCATCGCCAGCGCCGTGCGCAATCCCGACGCCCTTGTCGCCCTGTGCAAGCTGCGCCGACACGACGCCTACACCTTCACTCACGGGGTCAACGTGGCCGCGCTGTCCGTGGCCTTCGGCACGGCCCTTGGCCTCGACACCCTGGGGCTGCGCGACCTGGGGCTGGCCGGGCTTTTTCACGACATCGGCAAGACCGGCGTGCCCGACGCCATCCTCAACAAGCCGGCCCGGCTCTCGCCCGGGGAATTCGAGCAGGTCAAAAACCATCCAGGCTACGGCCGCCAGATTCTTGAGGGCCGGGGGCTGCCCGAGGCGGTGCTGCGCGGCGTGGCCGAGCACCACGAGAAGTGGGGCGGCACGGGCTACCCCCACGGCCTGGCCGGCGAGGACGTGCACCCTTACGGCCGCATCATCGGCGTGGCCGACGTGTTCGACGCCCTGACGTCCAGGCGGGCCTACAAGGACGGCATCCTGCCCACCAAGGCCCTGGGCGTGCTGTATGGGATGCGGGAGCGCGACTATCCGCCCGGACTCGTCGAACGCTTCATCAAGTTCATGGGCCCCTACCCCGTGGGCAGCTTCGTGCGCTTGGCCAGCGGTCACCATGCCTTTGTCAGCAAGTCCAATCCCGGCCGGCCGCTTTTCCCGGAGCTGCTCCTGACCTTTGATCCGGCCATGGCCCGCCTGAAACCTCGCAAGATCGAGGCCAAGCCCGACGCCGCCGGGAAATCGCCGATTATCGAGGTGGTGGATCCGGCCCGCCACGGTATTGATCCCCTGGAATTTCTCTGCCCGACGGGGCGGTGAGGCGGGGGGAAATCGGCCTGGTCGGGGCTGTGGCTCTGGGGCCGCGCGTCGGGCGGCCCCAGAGGGTTGCGGCAATTGGCGGCGTGACGGCCGGGGCGTCCGTTATTGCCTGTAGCGTTCGGCCTTGGGCTGCCCCAGCATCGGCAGGGCCTGGCGTCCGGCCGGGACGGCCGTCTCTTCGGACTTCATGGCTTCGATCAAATCCTTGAGGGCCTGGGCTTGGCTGGCCAGATTGCTGACGGCCAGGGTCGAGTGGCGCATGGTCTCGGACGTTTCCAGGGAGACGCGGTTGACGTCTTCCAGGCTGCGATTGATTTCCTCGCTGGCCGAGGATTGTTCCTCCGAGGCCGTGGCGATGGAACGGACCTGGTCGGTGGTGGTGTCGGCCAACGTCACGATCTGGCGCAGGGCCTCACCGGACAAGGTGGCCAGTTGGGTGGCTTTGCCGATGGTTTTGCCGGAGCGTTCCACGTTGTCGATGTTTTTACGCGTTCCTTCCTGAATCCCCCGGACGGCCTGGCCCACTTCCTTGGTGGCGGTCATGGTCTTTTCCGCGAGTTTTCTGACCTCGTCGGCGACCACGGCAAAGCCGCGCCCGGCTTCGCCGGCCCGGGCGGCCTCGATGGCGGCGTTAAGGGCCAGCAGGTTGGTCTGGTCGGCGATGTCCGAGATGACGTTGATGATCTGGCCAATGCCTTCCGCCTGGGTACCCAGGCTGCTGATGTCGTGCATCATTTCCTGGGATTGGGCCTGGACCTGGGCAATGGCGGCCACGACCTGGCCGACGACGTCGGCCCCTTGGGCGGCTTTCGCCTTGGTCTGGTCGGCAGTGGCGGCGGCGCTGGAGGCGTTTTGGGCGACTTCCAGGACCGAGGCGTTCATCTGTTCCATGGAGGTCGCGGTCTCGCCGATGCGCTGGGCCTGTTCCCTTGCGCCGTTGCTCGACTGGTCAACCTGGGTGGAAAGGTCCTCGGAAGCCGTATGGAGGACCTCGACTATGGCTTCGAGCTGGCCGGCCGCCTGGAGCATGCCCTCGGTCTTGGCTGTTTCGGCGAGCTTCTTGGCCTCCAGCGCCTCCTGCATGGCCTGCCCGGCCCGCTCGGATTCCTTCGCGGCCCGCTCGGACTGCTCAAACGCCTCGTCGATCTTGTCCTTGAGCCTGACGAGCATGTCGCGCAGCGCTTCGGCCAGTTGGCCGATTTCGTCGCGCCGGTGCACCGGACAGGAAGCGTCCAGATTGCCCTTGGTCACTTCCTGGGCGAACTGCATGGTCTGGTTGAGCGGTTTGCTGATGGATCGGGCGATGACCAGGCCAAGGCCGATGCCGAGGAGGATGCTTGTGAGGGTGATGCCAAGGAGGTAGTCGCGGTTGGTGGTATAGGTGTCTTGGATTTGTTGGGCGAATTTGTGCGCGTTGGCATCCTTGAGGGCGCTTGAGGTGTTGATGGCCTCGTTTATGGCGTCGGTTTCTTCGGCCAACTGTCCCATGGACAGCACCGTGGATTCCCGGTGCGCGGCAGGGGCTTCGCTTTTGTTGAGTGCAATAAGTTTGGCAAGCGAGATGTTGTAGGTCCGCCACAGGTCGTCGAGGCGCTTGAGGCTTTGCTTGCCAACTTCGGTCCAAAACAAGGGCAGTGCCTCGTTGTAGTTTTTGAGGAAATCGATTTTGTATTGGTCTATTCGTTTGATATATATCTCTCTCGCTTCCTGGGAGTCGGCCAAGAGCATATTTTTTGAAGCTCTGTCGATGTGCCCAAGCGCAATACCCGCTTCCTTGATAGCGGACAGGCCAAGCAGTTCTTTTGCATACATGGACTCAGCAAGACTGTTGATGTCTCTCATGCTTTGAAAGCCGATCTGGCCGACGACGACAGTAAGACAGGCCATGGCAAGGAAGGAAAGAAGGAGCTTCTTGCCCACGCGCATGTCGTTAAACAACTGCATAATACTGTCCTCTTGCGTATGTTGTGTGATCGCTGACGAGCCGGCGACGTGCCGGTTGTCCTCACCGCTTGAGGCGCAGAAGGATATGGGGTGGTTACGGTGGCGGTTGAAGATGAACGACTTTTCATATTGCGCTTGCGTCGGCTGTCGTTGGATCGGCGAACAAGAAGGCAAGAGCACGGCATTGCGGCGGCGGTTTCGTGAAGGTGTCGCCGCGCGCTGTGCCTGCCTGTTCGCCGGGCGCGGCTGGGGGGGAGGCGGGTTGGCCGGCCTACGGGGCGCGTCCGGCGAGAGGGGGTGTTCGCCGACGGGGGGCGAAATCGGCAAGCCTTGCCGGGCATCGTCCTTGCATGAACTCCCTGGGGAACAGTCCCCCGGGAGCGTGCCATGGACATCAACACCACTTACGACAAGCTCAGCGGACAGCTGACCATCCGGTCAGGCTTAAGCGACGGCCAGGCCAAAACCGCCGGCACGACCACGGCCACAAGCGCCAAGGCATCGACAACCGGCCAATCCGCCACGCAAAATCTCAATCTCGACAGCGCCTATATCAGCCCCGTGCTCCAGGCCAAGCTGCAAACCGAGGCGCTGCAGACCCAGTTCACCAAGACCCTGGCCGCCAAGTTCGAGGAACTGGACATCGACGTCAGCCGCCCCATCACCCTGACCCAGGGGGCCGACGGAAAGGTGACGGTCTCCGGCGACCACCCGGACAAGGCCGCCATCGAAAAGCTGTTCACCGACGTGCCGACCCTGACCGAAGCCTTCACCGCCCTGTCCAAGACCAGCTCGGATCTGGCGTCCATGACCTCAAGTCAGTCGGCCTCGCTGGTGCGCACCAACGGCTACGCCGCCTACCTCAAGCAGATTCAAAGCTCCGCCTCCTCCGGCGATTTTTTCTACAGCTACATGGACGGCGCGGCTTCAACGTACTTCGGGTAACAGGGGCGAGGGAAAAGAAAGAGGCCTTGTATGTTTCCCCATCGAGGTTAGCTTGATGGGGTCAAGGGGACGATAGGTCGAAATTGCCTTGAGTTTTAAGCTCGAGCCGGAGCCATGATCGTCGTCCCCTTCTTCCATGAAGCCCGAACCGTTGCTTGGGCTAAGAGCCCGTATCACAAGGCTGGGTACTGGAGGAATGTACATGGCTGCTGACTGTTTCATCGGAATTGATGTCTCTAAGGAAACTCTTGCTGTCCACACGCTTCCTGACGGAAATGACTTTCAATTTGTTAACGACCCCGATGGTATAAAAGCTATCTGCAGGAAATTTTCAAAATTTCGTCCAAAGCTTATTATCATCGAGGCGACTGGCGGCCTTCAAATTCCTGTTGCCACGGCATTGAGTCTCAAGAAATTCCCCGTTGTAGTCATCAATCCCCGCCAGGCTCGGGATTTTGCGCGAGCTAAAGGACGGCTGGCTAAAACAGACAAGATTGACGCTGAGATTCTTGCTCTTTTTGGCAAGCAGATGGAGCCTGAAGTACGCCCTCTGAAGGACGAGCAAGCGCAAGAAATGAGTTCGCTAATGTCCAGGCGCAACCAACTCATTCGAATGCTTGTCATGGAAAAAAATCGTTTTACTCGTGCTTATGGCTCGGTAAGAGCAGATATAGAGAAGAATATTGACTGGCTTGAGGAACGATTGTCTGAGATCGACACGCATCTTGGCACAGTAGTACGAGCGAGTCCGATTTGGCGTGAGCGAGACAATTTGCTCCGGAGCGTCCCTGGAGTCGGAGATGTCCTATCAAGGTCGCTCCTTTCCAATCTGCCTGAGCTTGGAACGTTGAATCGTCGGGAGATCGCTGCTCTTGTTGGGGTTGCCCCTTTGAATTGTGACAGCGGAAAGCGTCGAGGAAAACGTCGTGTATGGGGAGGTCGAAGTGATGTTCGATCTGTATTATATATGGCTGTCTTGTCAGCTAAAAAATACAATCCCGTCATACGTGATTTTTACAATCGCCTCAAGGAAGCCGGCAAACCACATAAAGTCGCCGCAGTTGCTTCGATGCGAAAGTTGATAACGATTTTGAATGCAATGGTGCGATCCGGGCAACCGTGGGGACAGTACGCACACGCGGCGTAGATCCCTGATTATCGGTTGACTCAGAACACCGTTGCTCCGGCGGCCGGAAGGGGGTAACCCCCTCCCGGACCCTCCCTAAATGGGGGCGCTTCGTGCTGCAGGCAGAGCCTGCAGCACGAAGCGCCCCCAAAAAGCGTGGTTTCGCGAAGCGCGAACGAACATCCAAAGCCCCCACCCCCTTTCCCCAATTGGGGGGTCCGGGGGCCTCAGGCCCCCGGCCGCCGGAGGCATTCTTCTCTTCCCCGAACCGCCTCTCCCGTCACCGCTTGATGCCGAACAGGAAGCGCGTCAGCGCCAGGCGGCGGCAGGCTTCGTAGCTGACCAGGCTGCAGGCCAGGCAAAGGCCCAGGATCGTGGGGGCCTGGAGCCAGGGGGAGGCGATGGACCTGATGGCGTAAAAGGCGATCATCACCAGCCAGGCCTGGTGGAAGATGTACAGGGCAAAGGACGAGGCCGACAGATACCGCGTGACCGGATTGGTGAAGTTTACATACCGTCTGCCCAGGCCCATCAGCGCCAATATGCCCATCCACATGACCAGGGCCTGCAGGTACGGGGACCACCAGCCCGGACCCAGGCGGCCGGTCAGGGCGACCCCGGCCAGCAGGAGCGCGGCGAAGGGGAAGGACAGCCGCCAGGCCTGGCGGGCCAGTTTCTCCTGGAGCGCGTCCGTGTGGAAGAACAAGCCGCCGAGCAGGAACAGGGCAAAGCAGCCGGCCAGGCTTTGCGGGGGGCCGGGCATCAGGTCCCAGACGCAGCCCAGGGGGACGAACAGCAAGGCTATGGCCCACAGCGGCCACAGTTCCAGGCGCAGACGGCCGCAACCTTCCCGGGCCAGCTTCAGGATGGGCAGCGCCGCCAGGGATATGGCGAACAGGTAGAGCAGAAACCACATCTGTCCCACTTCATAGGGCGGAACACCCTTGGACCCGGTGGTCCAGTGGCGGAAAAACAGGATGTAGTTTTCCCATACGCCGCCGGCATAGCCCTCGTAATGCTTTCTGGCATAGTAGGCCATGAGCGGCGTCAGCAGAATGGCTCCTGCCAAAAAGGGAATGAGGAGTTTTCCCAGGCGCTCTGCCAGGTATTGGCGATTGGTCCGTTTTCCCAAGGCGTAGGTCGTGCTGATGCCGGAGACGAAAAACAGCAGGGGCATGAACCAGGGCGCGCACAGCAGATCGAAAACCGAGAACACTTGCACGGGCATCGCGTAGACGTAGTATTCGTAGCCGAAGGTATTGTAGCACAGAAACACATGGTAGGGGATGACCAGGAGCACGCTCATCCAGCGCAGGTTGTCGATGAAATATTTTCTCATGGCGTTCTGAACTCCATGGAAAAACAGGGTCGGCCCGGCTCCGTCGTCAAAGCCAGCCCGGACCGGGGGCCGCGGTCCGGGCTGGCGGCTTTGTGTCGCGTCCACGAGAAGCGCCGAGAGCGATTCGTCGGCTAGAAACCCGCTGTGCGTATTATTCGAACAATATTCTCGACTCTTTTGAGGGACGCGGCGCTATCCCTCGGCCACGAACCAATCGACGCCGTTTTCCGGCTGCACCAGCGAGGCCGGCACGGTCGGGTCCGGGCCGGCAAGGGCTTTGTCCAGGGGCGTTTCCTTGCCCTTGGCCGTGACCAGGAAGGCCACACGTCGGGCGGCGTTGAGAAGCGGCAGGGTGAACGTCAGGCGGGCCACGGCCGGCTTGGCCGTGGTCGGCGGCGGCGCGGCGGCCACCAGCCGTTTGGTTTCGCCAAGGACGGGGCTGCCCGGAAAGAGCGAAGCGGTATGCCCGTCGGGTCCCATGCCGAGCAGGATCAGGTCGAAGCGGGGCACAGCCTCGCCCGGCCGGCCGAGAGCGGCGCGCACCTCGGCCTCGTAGGCGGCCCCCGCCGCTTCGGGGGGTGTGAGCTGCACGGGCATGGGCCGGATATTGGCGGCCGGCGCGGTGATCTTGTCAAAGAGCACGCGACGCACCGCGCCAAAGGTGTTTTCGGGATCGTCCCAGGGGACGAGGCGCTCGTCGCCGAAAAACATGAGCGCGTCGTTCCAGGCGATGCCGAGTCCCCGGGCGGCCAGGGCGGCGTACAGCGGCAACGGCGTGCCGCCGCCGGACAGGGCCAGGGAGAACCGGCCCCGGGCGGCCACCGCCTCCATGGCCCGCTCGGCCACGAAGGCGAAGGCCGCCTCGGTCAGGGCGGCGACGTCGGTGAAGCGGCGCACCCGGGGGGTCATGGCACAAGTCCGTGGGCCGAGAAGAACCGGCCGGCCTCCTGGGGTCCCCAGGTGCCGGATTTGTAGAGGAACAGGCGCTCGGCCGAGGGCTTTTCCAGCAAGGGGGTCAGGAACTTCCAGCACAGTTCCACCCCGTCTTGCCGCCAGAAGAGCGTCTGGTCGCCGAGCATGCAGTCGAGCAGCACCTTGGCGTAGGCGGTCAGCGCCGCGCCGGTGTAGCCCTGGTAGTAGTTGAAGTTCATGGTCACCGAGCGCAGGCACATGGGGCCGGGGGCCTTGGCCTGGAAGGTCAGGCTGACCTGCTCGTCGGGCTGGATGCGCAGGATGAGCCGGTTGGCCTCGATATGGTCGCCAAAAATGCCCCGGAACATGGAAAAGGGCACAGGCTTGAACTGCACGGCGATTTCCGTGCGTTTTGCCGGGAGGCGCTTGCCCGAGATGAGGTAGAAGGGCACGCCCTGCCAGCGCCAGTTGTCGAGATAGACGCGCATGGCGGCAAAGGTCGGGGTGGTGGAGTCGCCGGGCACGCCTTCCTCGTCGAGGTAGGACGGGGCGCGTTTGCCGTCCACCATGCCCGAGGCGTATTGGCCCAGGATGCAGTGCTCGGCCACGTCCTTGTCGCTAAACGGCCGCAGCGCCCGGAACACCTTGGTCTTTTCGTCGCGCACCAGATCGGCTTCGAACAGCGACGGAGCCTCGATGGCGCACAGCGACAGCAGCTGCATCATGTGGTTTTGGAACATGTCGCGCAGCACGCCGAAGTGGTCGTAGTAGGAGGCCCGGTGGCCGACGCCGATGGATTCGGCGGCCAGGATGCTCACGTAGTTGACGTAGCGCCGGTTCCACAGCGGCTCGAAGATGGCGTTGGCGAACCGCAGCATGAGGATGTTCTGCACGGTTTCCTTGGCCAGATAGTGGTCGATGCGGAATATCTGATGCTCGGCGAACCGGGTGTGCAGGGCTTTTTCCAGCACCCTGGCCGTTTCCAGGTCGCGGCCAAAGGGCTTTTCGATGACCAGCCGGGCATAGCCGCCGGTTTCCTCGGCCAGGCCGGCCCCGGCCAGGTTGACGGCGATGTCCTCGTAGACCGTGGGCGGTACGGCCAGATAGAAGATGCGGTTGGGACCGAGGTTGCGTTCCTTGGCCAGGTCGTCGAGGAAGCCGGCCAGGGCCGTGAATGAGGCCGGATCGTCGTAATGGACCTGCTTGTAGGTAAACCGCGAGGCCATGGCGGCCCAGGCGTCGTTGTCGCAGTCGCCGAATTCCTTGGCGGCCTCGCGCATGCGTTCCCGGAAGGCTTCTTCGGTCAGCTCCGTGCGGCTGGCCCCGACCACGGCGAAGTTGTCGGGCAGATGGCCGCCGGTGGTAAGGGCGGTCAGGGCCGGCAGGAGCATCCGGGCAGTGAGGTCGCCGGTGGCCCCGAAGATGACCAGGGTGAAGGGCGCGTCCACCGCGTCGAAGCGGCAGGCGTCGGCCGAGGGGGTGGAGGTGGTGCGGCCCAGGACCACCTCGGCCTGGACCGCGTCGCGGTCGCTAGTCATGGCCGTCCTTCCTTTTGACGGCGTGGCCGCCGAACTGGTTGCGCAGAGCAGCCAGCACCCGATCCTGGAAGGCGTTGGGCTGGCGGGAGCGGAAGCGCTCGAAAAGCGAGGCGGTGATGACCGGGGCGGACACGGCGTTTTCCACGGCCTGGTTGACGGTCCAGCGGCCCTCGCCGGAGTCGTCCACGTAGGCTTCCAGGGACTCCAGGCGCGGGTCGGCGGCAAAGGCGCGCTGGGCCAGTTCGAGCAGCCACGAGCGCACCACCGAGCCATGGTTCCACAGGTCGCAGATGGCCGTGAAATCGAGCTTTTCCCCGAACTGCGAGGCGGCCAGGATCTCGAAACCCTCGGCATAGGCCTGCATCATGCCGTACTCGATGCCGTTGTGGACCATCTTGACGTAATGCCCGGAACCCACCGGGCCGGTGTGCAGGTTGCCACCCGGGCCGGTCAGCACGTCCAGGTAGGGTTTGAGCACGGCGGCCACGTCGGGTTCGGCCCCGATCATGATGCAGTAGCCCTCGGCCAGTCCCCAGATACCGCCGGACACGCCGGCGTCGCAGTAGCGGACGCCATGTTTGGCGGCGGCTTCGTGGCGGCGCAGGTCGTCGCGGAAAAAGGTGTTGCCCCCGTCCACCAGGATGTCGCCCGGGGAGAGCAGGGGCAAAAGCTCGTCGATGTGCTCGTCGGTGGCCGCGCCGGCCGGCAGCATGAGCCAGACGAGGCGCGGCGCGGGCAGGGCGGCCACGAGATCGGGGATGGAATCCACGGCCCGGGCGGCCCCGCCTTCCTCGGCGGCAAAGTCATGGGCTTTTTGCACGGTGCGGTTATAGGCGGTCACGGCGACGCCGCCCCGGGCCAGCCGTCTGGCCATGTTGAGGCCCATGCGTCCAAGGCCGACCATCGCGATGTTCATGGCGTGACTCCTTACGGGTGGTTTGGCCCGGATGGGGCCGGTTGCGTGCTTTTTCCGACGCGTTTTCGCCGCACGACGTCCACGGCGCGCCGGGCGGCCAGGGGAAAGACGCCAAGCAGAGCAAAGGACACGAGAAGCCCGGGCGAGACGATGCCCGACAGCGAGGTCAGCTCGCCGAGCCGGGTTCCGGCGTTGACGTAGACCGCCGTGCCCGGAAGCATGCCGATCTGGGAGACGAGGTAGAAGGTGGACAAGGGCACGGCCGTGAGTCCCATGACGGCGTTGACCACGAAAAAGGGAAAAAGGGGCACCAGCCGCAGGGTGAACAGGTAAAAAGCCCCTTCCCGGGCCAGTCCCGCGTCCACGGCGGCCAACCGTGGCCCCAGGCGTTTGGTGACGGCCTCGCGAAAGAGCGTGCGCGACAGGGCGCAGGCCAGGGTCGCGCCGATGGTGCTGGCAAAGGAGACCAGGACAAGCGTCGTCCAGAAGCCGAAGACGGCCGCGCCGCCCAGGGTCAGCACCGTGGCCCCGGGCAGGCTCAGGGCGGCCACCAGCACGTAGAGCAGGAAATAGCCGACGGCAAAGCCCAGGGGCGCGGCGGCCCGGGCGTCGGTGAGGGCCTGCCGGGAGGCCTTGAGCGCTTCCAGGGTGAGATGCTTGTGCAGCCCCAGGCCGAAAAAGGCGGCGACCAGGGCCACGGCCAGGGCGGCCAGGAGCAGTTTGCGCGTACGTCCGGACATGATGCTTCCTTACGAATGGCGGGCGATGTAGGCGTTAGCGTCGAATTTGCGGCGACAGCCCCGTTCGTTCATGTAGCGGATCTGGCCGTAAACCGGCCGCGTGGCCCAGGGCCGGTCGTGGAGGCCGCCCACGGACCACAACACCCCGACCACGCCGTTTGGGTCGCGCCCGTCCAGGGCATAGCGGTCGTTGAGGGACAGGGCCGTGTCCAGGGCCTGGCGCGGCGAGGGCGACCATTCCAGGATTTTCTTGGCCCAGTACATGCGCATGTAGCCGTGGATGCGGCCCGTGGCGACCAGCTCGCGCTGGGCGGCGTTCCACAGGGCTTCATGGCTGGCGGCGGCCTCGAACTGGGCCGGCGTGTAGCGGTGCTCCCGTTCGTCGCCGGCATGGGCGTCCAGGGTTTTGCGCGCCCAGTCGGGCAGGGCGTCGTAGCGGTCGTAGTTTGGCGTATAATGGCAGTAATTGTCGGACAGCTCGCGGCGCACGAGGAGTTCTTCGAGATAGGCGTCCGCG is from Solidesulfovibrio magneticus RS-1 and encodes:
- a CDS encoding HD-GYP domain-containing protein; translated protein: MLRKISVAELSPGMFVVDSGLSWLEHPYLFGQEGEIKSLAAVREIAEAGYTEAFIDTERGTYAQGRSAEPTLAELLARETDRPAEPAVPLEEELVAATAVYQDCLCIARNVLETVKAGGELDMDEPTSLVDDVIASAVRNPDALVALCKLRRHDAYTFTHGVNVAALSVAFGTALGLDTLGLRDLGLAGLFHDIGKTGVPDAILNKPARLSPGEFEQVKNHPGYGRQILEGRGLPEAVLRGVAEHHEKWGGTGYPHGLAGEDVHPYGRIIGVADVFDALTSRRAYKDGILPTKALGVLYGMRERDYPPGLVERFIKFMGPYPVGSFVRLASGHHAFVSKSNPGRPLFPELLLTFDPAMARLKPRKIEAKPDAAGKSPIIEVVDPARHGIDPLEFLCPTGR
- a CDS encoding methyl-accepting chemotaxis protein, yielding MPISPPVGEHPLSPDAPRRPANPPPPQPRPANRQAQRAATPSRNRRRNAVLLPSCSPIQRQPTQAQYEKSFIFNRHRNHPISFCASSGEDNRHVAGSSAITQHTQEDSIMQLFNDMRVGKKLLLSFLAMACLTVVVGQIGFQSMRDINSLAESMYAKELLGLSAIKEAGIALGHIDRASKNMLLADSQEAREIYIKRIDQYKIDFLKNYNEALPLFWTEVGKQSLKRLDDLWRTYNISLAKLIALNKSEAPAAHRESTVLSMGQLAEETDAINEAINTSSALKDANAHKFAQQIQDTYTTNRDYLLGITLTSILLGIGLGLVIARSISKPLNQTMQFAQEVTKGNLDASCPVHRRDEIGQLAEALRDMLVRLKDKIDEAFEQSERAAKESERAGQAMQEALEAKKLAETAKTEGMLQAAGQLEAIVEVLHTASEDLSTQVDQSSNGAREQAQRIGETATSMEQMNASVLEVAQNASSAAATADQTKAKAAQGADVVGQVVAAIAQVQAQSQEMMHDISSLGTQAEGIGQIINVISDIADQTNLLALNAAIEAARAGEAGRGFAVVADEVRKLAEKTMTATKEVGQAVRGIQEGTRKNIDNVERSGKTIGKATQLATLSGEALRQIVTLADTTTDQVRSIATASEEQSSASEEINRSLEDVNRVSLETSETMRHSTLAVSNLASQAQALKDLIEAMKSEETAVPAGRQALPMLGQPKAERYRQ
- a CDS encoding IS110 family transposase, with translation MAADCFIGIDVSKETLAVHTLPDGNDFQFVNDPDGIKAICRKFSKFRPKLIIIEATGGLQIPVATALSLKKFPVVVINPRQARDFARAKGRLAKTDKIDAEILALFGKQMEPEVRPLKDEQAQEMSSLMSRRNQLIRMLVMEKNRFTRAYGSVRADIEKNIDWLEERLSEIDTHLGTVVRASPIWRERDNLLRSVPGVGDVLSRSLLSNLPELGTLNRREIAALVGVAPLNCDSGKRRGKRRVWGGRSDVRSVLYMAVLSAKKYNPVIRDFYNRLKEAGKPHKVAAVASMRKLITILNAMVRSGQPWGQYAHAA
- a CDS encoding acyltransferase family protein, whose product is MRKYFIDNLRWMSVLLVIPYHVFLCYNTFGYEYYVYAMPVQVFSVFDLLCAPWFMPLLFFVSGISTTYALGKRTNRQYLAERLGKLLIPFLAGAILLTPLMAYYARKHYEGYAGGVWENYILFFRHWTTGSKGVPPYEVGQMWFLLYLFAISLAALPILKLAREGCGRLRLELWPLWAIALLFVPLGCVWDLMPGPPQSLAGCFALFLLGGLFFHTDALQEKLARQAWRLSFPFAALLLAGVALTGRLGPGWWSPYLQALVMWMGILALMGLGRRYVNFTNPVTRYLSASSFALYIFHQAWLVMIAFYAIRSIASPWLQAPTILGLCLACSLVSYEACRRLALTRFLFGIKR
- the pgl gene encoding 6-phosphogluconolactonase; protein product: MTPRVRRFTDVAALTEAAFAFVAERAMEAVAARGRFSLALSGGGTPLPLYAALAARGLGIAWNDALMFFGDERLVPWDDPENTFGAVRRVLFDKITAPAANIRPMPVQLTPPEAAGAAYEAEVRAALGRPGEAVPRFDLILLGMGPDGHTASLFPGSPVLGETKRLVAAAPPPTTAKPAVARLTFTLPLLNAARRVAFLVTAKGKETPLDKALAGPDPTVPASLVQPENGVDWFVAEG
- the zwf gene encoding glucose-6-phosphate dehydrogenase; its protein translation is MTSDRDAVQAEVVLGRTTSTPSADACRFDAVDAPFTLVIFGATGDLTARMLLPALTALTTGGHLPDNFAVVGASRTELTEEAFRERMREAAKEFGDCDNDAWAAMASRFTYKQVHYDDPASFTALAGFLDDLAKERNLGPNRIFYLAVPPTVYEDIAVNLAGAGLAEETGGYARLVIEKPFGRDLETARVLEKALHTRFAEHQIFRIDHYLAKETVQNILMLRFANAIFEPLWNRRYVNYVSILAAESIGVGHRASYYDHFGVLRDMFQNHMMQLLSLCAIEAPSLFEADLVRDEKTKVFRALRPFSDKDVAEHCILGQYASGMVDGKRAPSYLDEEGVPGDSTTPTFAAMRVYLDNWRWQGVPFYLISGKRLPAKRTEIAVQFKPVPFSMFRGIFGDHIEANRLILRIQPDEQVSLTFQAKAPGPMCLRSVTMNFNYYQGYTGAALTAYAKVLLDCMLGDQTLFWRQDGVELCWKFLTPLLEKPSAERLFLYKSGTWGPQEAGRFFSAHGLVP
- the gnd gene encoding phosphogluconate dehydrogenase (NAD(+)-dependent, decarboxylating), with product MNIAMVGLGRMGLNMARRLARGGVAVTAYNRTVQKAHDFAAEEGGAARAVDSIPDLVAALPAPRLVWLMLPAGAATDEHIDELLPLLSPGDILVDGGNTFFRDDLRRHEAAAKHGVRYCDAGVSGGIWGLAEGYCIMIGAEPDVAAVLKPYLDVLTGPGGNLHTGPVGSGHYVKMVHNGIEYGMMQAYAEGFEILAASQFGEKLDFTAICDLWNHGSVVRSWLLELAQRAFAADPRLESLEAYVDDSGEGRWTVNQAVENAVSAPVITASLFERFRSRQPNAFQDRVLAALRNQFGGHAVKRKDGHD
- a CDS encoding TVP38/TMEM64 family protein, with product MSGRTRKLLLAALAVALVAAFFGLGLHKHLTLEALKASRQALTDARAAAPLGFAVGYFLLYVLVAALSLPGATVLTLGGAAVFGFWTTLVLVSFASTIGATLACALSRTLFREAVTKRLGPRLAAVDAGLAREGAFYLFTLRLVPLFPFFVVNAVMGLTAVPLSTFYLVSQIGMLPGTAVYVNAGTRLGELTSLSGIVSPGLLVSFALLGVFPLAARRAVDVVRRKRVGKSTQPAPSGPNHP